From Brucella anthropi ATCC 49188:
AGAATAAGAACACACAGTTTGTTGCTAGACCGCGCACAGCCTCCCTGTCGTACACTTGTCAAAAATACAACCAATAAACTTCAGTATTTACAATAATACAATTTAAACGTGTAATTGAAATTTGCAATCGGAATCTCAAGCGCTAAACATCGACCATTCTTTTGCAAATGGTTTGCAATAGCACTTGATCGTAAAACAGCGATCGGCTATGCAATTGCAACTGATTGGCAACAAGGATTTGGATATGCTGCGTCGTATTTTACGAACAACGACACTCGGTCTCGTGAGCGGAGCTCTTCTCTGGACAAGCGCAAGCGTTGCTTTTGCGGAGAAATTCAAGGCCGTGACGACATTTACTGTTATCGCCGATATTGCGCAGAATGTTGCGGGCGATGCCGCGACGGTTGAGTCAATCACGAAGCCAGGTGCCGAGATCCACAATTATCAGCCAACACCGGGAGACCTGATTAAAGCCCAGGACGCCAAGCTGGTCCTCTGGAATGGCCTTGGCCTGGAACTATGGTTCGAAAAATTCTTTTCACGTCTCAAGGATGTTCCAAGCGCAGTTGTTTCCGATGGCGTTGAGCCAATCGATATCAGCGAGGGACCTTATAGCGGCAAGCCAAATCCGCATGCCTGGATGTCACCGAATGCCGCATTGATCTACGTGGACAATATTCGGGATGCGTTCGTCAAAAATGATCCGGCGAACGCTGACATCTACAAGGCGAATGCAGAGATTTACAAAGCGAAGATTAAAGCGACGATCGATCCTATCCGGGCTGAGCTGGCAGCTATTCCTGAAGACAAGCGTTGGCTCGTTTCAAGTGAAGGCGCATTCTCCTATCTGGCTCGGGACTTCGGTTTGAAAGAGCTTTATCTCTGGCCAATCAATGCAGACCAACAGGGCACTCCACAGCAGGTGCGAAAAGTGATTGATGCAGTGCGTGAAAATGGCATTACGGCTGTCTTTTC
This genomic window contains:
- a CDS encoding metal ABC transporter substrate-binding protein; amino-acid sequence: MQLQLIGNKDLDMLRRILRTTTLGLVSGALLWTSASVAFAEKFKAVTTFTVIADIAQNVAGDAATVESITKPGAEIHNYQPTPGDLIKAQDAKLVLWNGLGLELWFEKFFSRLKDVPSAVVSDGVEPIDISEGPYSGKPNPHAWMSPNAALIYVDNIRDAFVKNDPANADIYKANAEIYKAKIKATIDPIRAELAAIPEDKRWLVSSEGAFSYLARDFGLKELYLWPINADQQGTPQQVRKVIDAVRENGITAVFSESTVSPAPAKQVARETSAKYAGVLYVDSLSDPDGPVPTYIDLLKVTSSAIAQGLKQ